One stretch of Rana temporaria chromosome 10, aRanTem1.1, whole genome shotgun sequence DNA includes these proteins:
- the LOC120916526 gene encoding galactoside alpha-(1,2)-fucosyltransferase 2-like has translation MGNINIWKMILFFKLLIIISISFWYNFERRITCASTKQSLDTMNLKNRTPSINDCAFEPTGMWTVEPSGRLGNLIGQYATLYAFAKRHGHQAYILPNMHSALSKIFKIKLPVINQEVANRIPWKNFGIYKSWMAEEYYNIPGEFVKLSGYPCSWTFYHHLREEILKEFTFHDFIREESNAYLADIRGNKTNTTFIGIHVRRGDYVDIMRNSKKGVLADKEYLQKAMGYFRKKYKNPLFVVTSNGIDWCKSNINNSLGDVYFLGDGNEGSPARDFALLVHCNHTIMTIGTFGLFAAYLTGGETIYLTNYTLPDFRRVTDFKYETIYLPEWIGIPADLAPLLKKD, from the coding sequence ATGGGAAACATAAACATTTGGAAGATgatcttattttttaaattattaatcaTTATAAGTATTAGCTTCTGGTACAATTTTGAAAGACGTATAACATGTGCAAGCACAAAACAATCCCTTGATACAATGAATTTGAAAAATAGGACGCCATCCATCAATGACTGTGCCTTTGAACCCACTGGTATGTGGACTGTGGAACCTTCAGGGCGTTTGGGAAACCTCATAGGGCAATATGCAACGCTTTATGCATTTGCAAAACGTCATGGACATCAAGCTTATATTTTACCCAACATGCATTCAGCACTGTCTAAGATATTTAAGATAAAGCTGCCAGTTATTAATCAGGAAGTTGCAAACCGCATACCATGGAAGAACTTCGGAATATACAAAAGCTGGATGGCTGAAGAATATTATAACATCCCTGGAGagtttgttaaactttctggctATCCATGTTCATGGACCTTCTATCATCATCTCAGAGAAGAAATTCTTAAGGAATTTACTTTCCATGACTTTATTAGAGAAGAAAGCAATGCCTATCTTGCTGATATACGGGGGAACAAAACTAACACTACCTTCATTGGCATACATGTCCGTAGAGGGGACTATGTTGATATTATGCGGAATAGTAAGAAAGGTGTACTAGCTGACAAAGAGTACCTGCAAAAGGCAATGgggtattttagaaaaaaatataaaaacccatTGTTTGTGGTTACCAGCAATGGGATAGATTGGTGCAAATCGAATATTAATAATTCCTTGGGAGATGTTTACTTTCTTGGGGATGGCAACGAGGGATCGCCTGCCCGTGATTTTGCTCTCTTGGTCCACTGCAACCACACAATTATGACCATAGGTACATTTGGCTTGTTCGCTGCCTATTTGACCGGAGGTGAAACCATCTATCTTACAAATTATACTTTGCCTGATTTCCGCCGTGTCACAGATTTTAAATATGAGACTATTTATCTTCCTGAATGGATAGGGATTCCTGCTGATCTTGCTCCACTTTTAAAAAAGGATTGA